The Candidatus Methanoperedens sp. genome contains a region encoding:
- a CDS encoding DUF4382 domain-containing protein, which translates to MENRLLVTILFLGIVGLSGCVQKDTGTLAIEITDAPSGLNIQKALVTISDVEVHLAGPGDDENTTAETGWVTVVKEEKTFDLIAIKNVTEFLGSSELKAGKYTQVRLNVNKALVTIDGTEQDLTIPSRTIKLIKPFNIVENQTTALILDFDAMESIQSTGKDKYVMKPTIKVIQK; encoded by the coding sequence ATGGAGAATAGACTTTTAGTAACAATTTTGTTTCTTGGAATTGTCGGATTAAGTGGCTGCGTTCAAAAAGATACCGGGACATTAGCCATAGAGATCACAGATGCCCCTTCCGGTTTAAACATACAGAAGGCTTTAGTGACAATATCTGATGTAGAAGTACATTTAGCAGGTCCTGGCGATGATGAAAATACAACGGCTGAGACAGGATGGGTCACAGTAGTTAAAGAAGAGAAGACGTTTGACCTGATAGCAATAAAAAATGTAACGGAGTTTCTGGGAAGCTCAGAATTAAAGGCAGGTAAATATACTCAGGTAAGGCTGAATGTTAACAAAGCCCTGGTGACAATTGATGGAACAGAGCAGGACCTTACAATCCCATCCAGGACAATCAAACTGATTAAACCATTTAATATTGTTGAAAACCAGACAACAGCACTAATTCTTGATTTTGATGCGATGGAATCTATCCAATCTACAGGAAAAGATAAGTATGTTATGAAACCGACTATTAAAGTAATACAAAAATAA